The sequence CCGCATCGGGCCTGCCTGCCGTGCTCATCCCCTTTCCCCATGCGGCGGGAGGACACCAGGGACTCAACGCAAGGTGGATGGAGGAAAGGGGTGCGGCAGTTGTCATCGAACCTGCCGAAGCGACTTTAGAACAGCTCTATGAGCAGTTAAGAAAGCTGTTGGATACTCCCGGCCTTCTGGCTGATATGGCCCGGGCAAGCGCGAAAGCCGGTATCCGGAACGCGGCGGAGAGGATCGTGACGGAAGAACTGAAAAGGCTGGGATACATGGGACGCGGAGACGCGGAGACACGGTGACACGGGAAAATCTTAAGTGGGCGTAGGGCGTGGAGCGTAGGGCGTAGGGCGTGGAGCGTGGAGCGTAGGGCGTAGGGCGTGGAGCGTAGGGCGGAAAGAGATCAAGCACGGAAGCACGGAGACACGATAATCACCCCTCCGTCATTCCGGGCCGAGTGAAACGATGACCCGGAATCCAGGGGTAAAGCACAGTTTATATAAAGGCGAATGTTTTCACCACAGAGACGCGGAGACAAGCGGAGAAAATCTTAGCCAGGGATAAATCGGTCGTTGGGGAGAGTAAAAGACACAGTGACACGTAGACACTTGGATACTTAGACACGTAGATACTTAGACACGTAGACACATAGATATGGGGAAAGAGCATTAAAGGAAAGATGAAAAGTGGATGGTGAAAACATGAAAGTGAGCAGTGCATTAGTGGAAAAGTTCAGGAAGTGCACTCGTTCTACGTTCTACATTCTACATTCCACATTCGCGACGACGAAACAGTGAGGAGTCGCACATGGTCAAATTAAGAAAAACAAGGCACATCCACTTCGTCGGCATCGGCGGCATCGGCATGTCCGGTATCGCAGAGGTCCTGGCCAACCTGGGTTATGAGGTCACCGGGTCCGATCTGGTCCTGAGCGACACCACCAGGCATCTGGTGCAGGTGGGCTGCCAGGTGACGGCGGGTCATGCCGCTGAGAATGTGGGAGAAGCCGATGTGGTGGTTATCTCTTCGGCTGTCAAGGACGACAACCCGGAGGTCATAGCTGCCAGGCATGAGGGAATACCGGTGGTGCCTCGTGCCGCAATGCTCAACGAACTCATGCGGATGAAGTACGGGATCGCCATAGCAGGTTCCCACGGTAAAACCACCACGACCTCCATGGTGGCCACCATCATGGCCGAAGCTGGTCTGGATCCCACTGTGGTCATCGGCGGGAAGCTGGGCAGCCTGGGGACCAACGCGCGCCTGGGTGAAGGGGATTTTCTCCTGGCCGAAGCTGATGAGAGTGATGGTTCCTTCCTTCAGCTCACTCCAACTATCGCAGTGGTGACAAACATAGATAACGAACACATGGACTACTACGGTACCTTCGACGAACTGAGATCAGCCTTTCGCCGTTTTTTAGACAAGGTGCCTTTTTACGGGCGCGCCATTTTGTGTGTAGATGACATAGATGTGGCGGGGATGCTGGCTGATCTGGAACGGCCTGTCATCACCTACGGCTTGACCGCTCAGGCGGACGTAAGGGCATCGGATATCGCCCATGAAGGGTTTACATCTACTTATGTGGCGTCGCTGGGCGCTGAAACTCTGGGTGAAGTGCGGCTGCCGGTACCTGGCGTTCATAACGTTTACAACTCCCTGGCTGCCATCGCGGTAGGACTGGAGATGGAAGTTCCTTTCGAAGTGATCGCAAGGGCTCTTGCCTCCTATTCAGGGACCCAGAGACGGTTTCAGAAAAAAGGGGAAGCCAAAGGGATCTCGATCTATGACGACTATGCCCACCATCCAGCCGAGATCAGCGCGACTCTTGGCGCCGCGCGGATCGGTTGGAAGGGGCGCGTTATAGCGCTTTTCCAGCCCCACAGGTTCAGTCGTACCAGAGATCTCCTCCAGGATTTCGGTATGGCTTTTCACAATGCCGACAGGGTTCTTGTGTGTGATATCTACGCTGCCGGCGAAAAACAGGTGGACAACCTCACCGGCGAGAATGTGGCCGGTTCCATCACCAACCACGGCCACAGGAGCGCCGAGTACGTTGGCCCATGGGACGAGGCGGTGAAAATAGCCGTGGATGAACTGCAGGAGGGTGACCTTCTGCTCACTTTAGGCGCCGGTGATATCTGGAAGGCAGGTGAGCAGATCCTCGAGAGGCTGGGGAAATGACCACGGCACCTCTCCTTCGAAAGATCAGGAAGCGGGGCTTTCTTGGTGATCTACGGGAGTCTGAGCCGTTAAGCCGTCACCTTTATCTGAAAACGGGCGGTCCGGCGGCCCTGTTTGCCATCCCGGAGAGCACGGAAGACATTCTTGAGCTTATGGAGTTTCTCAAACTGGAAGGCATTCCCTGGGTCCTTCTTGGGGGAGGCACCAACGTTGTTTTTGCCAACGGCGGCTACCCGGGGTGTGTTGTACGCCTGGGCAGGCGGTTTGCACGCATGAAGGTGGAGGCAGATTCGATACTGCTCACAGGAGCTGCGGCCACCCTGACCGGGGCCATGGAAACATCGGCCGCCCATGGC is a genomic window of bacterium containing:
- the murC gene encoding UDP-N-acetylmuramate--L-alanine ligase; protein product: MVKLRKTRHIHFVGIGGIGMSGIAEVLANLGYEVTGSDLVLSDTTRHLVQVGCQVTAGHAAENVGEADVVVISSAVKDDNPEVIAARHEGIPVVPRAAMLNELMRMKYGIAIAGSHGKTTTTSMVATIMAEAGLDPTVVIGGKLGSLGTNARLGEGDFLLAEADESDGSFLQLTPTIAVVTNIDNEHMDYYGTFDELRSAFRRFLDKVPFYGRAILCVDDIDVAGMLADLERPVITYGLTAQADVRASDIAHEGFTSTYVASLGAETLGEVRLPVPGVHNVYNSLAAIAVGLEMEVPFEVIARALASYSGTQRRFQKKGEAKGISIYDDYAHHPAEISATLGAARIGWKGRVIALFQPHRFSRTRDLLQDFGMAFHNADRVLVCDIYAAGEKQVDNLTGENVAGSITNHGHRSAEYVGPWDEAVKIAVDELQEGDLLLTLGAGDIWKAGEQILERLGK